A genome region from Cucurbita pepo subsp. pepo cultivar mu-cu-16 chromosome LG02, ASM280686v2, whole genome shotgun sequence includes the following:
- the LOC111787800 gene encoding uncharacterized protein LOC111787800 yields MSVATKLQSHAEPVLESRAILGPGGNRDRAPEKPKCKQEILKRTVKQNKALPVVSESVVRDNVSVGSSCSSDSLSSNYSAKLLNLKAKPKPVKTVAAGGDANATTTSPGLSVAGKRCDWITPYSDPLYIAFHDEEWGVPVHDDKKLFELLVLSQALAELTWPLILSKRHIFRKVFNDFDPSSIAQFTEAEFTTLKVNATQLLSDQKLRAIVENANQVLKIQQEFGSFSNYCWSFVNKKPIRNRYRYGRQVPVKTPKAEFMSKDLMKRGFRCVGPTVVYSFLQVSGIVNDHLVDCFRYQECDASVKDDMKLRVENRRSELLIRALEKSSLTT; encoded by the exons ATGTCTGTGGCTACGAAGCTCCAATCGCATGCTGAACCGGTTTTGGAGTCCCGAGCAATTCTTGGACCGGGCGGGAACAGAGATAGGGCGCCTGAGAAGCCAAAATGCAAACAGGAGATCTTGAAGAGGACAGTGAAGCAGAATAAGGCGCTTCCAGTGGTTTCTGAATCGGTTGTTCGGGACAATGTCTCCGTCGGGAGCTCCTGCTCTTCCGATTCTTTATCAAGCAACTATTCGGCCAAATTGTTGAATCTGAAAGCGAAGCCCAAGCCTGTGAAGACTGTCGCTGCCGGCGGTGACGCTAACGCAACCACAACGTCGCCTGGGCTCTCGGTTGCGGGGAAACGCTGTGATTGGATAACGCCTTATTCTG ACCCACTTTACATTGCTTTTCACGACGAAGAATGGGGAGTCCCAGTTCATGACGACAAGAAGCTGTTTGAGTTACTTGTATTATCACAAGCCTTAGCAGAGCTTACTTGGCCCTTGATCCTCAGCAAGAGACACATTTTCAg GAAAGTGTTCAATGATTTTGACCCATCTTCCATCGCACAGTTCACAGAAGCTGAGTTTACGACACTAAAAGTAAATGCCACGCAGCTCCTGTCTGATCAAAAGCTTCGTGCAATCGTGGAGAACGCTAACCAAGTACTCAAG ATTCAACAGGAATTTGGTTCCTTCAGCAACTATTGTTGGAGCTTTGTTAACAAGAAGCCTATCCGAAACCGATATCGATATGGTCGTCAAGTACCGGTAAAGACTCCTAAAGCGGAGTTCATGAGCAAGGATTTGATGAAGAGAGGATTCCGTTGCGTCGGGCCAACTGTGGTTTATTCCTTCTTGCAAGTTAGCGGAATTGTTAACGATCACTTGGTCGACTGCTTCAGGTATCAAGAGTGCGACGCAAGCGTCAAAGATGACATGAAATTAAGAGTAGAAAATCGGAGATCGGAGTTGCTTATTCGAGCTTTGGAGAAGTCTTCCTTGACGACCTGA
- the LOC111787523 gene encoding uncharacterized protein LOC111787523 isoform X1: protein MLEAVESSVNGGFSQLQSSGDSSEEELSVLPRHTKVVVTGNNRTKSVLVGLQGVVKKAVGLGGWHWLVLTNGIEVKLQRNALSVIEAPTGNEDDDDLEFENLQWNGSDMASDDTLKSHRLRYRTHKSSGSSHKTISRSFSYESQSKGSISTPRGSMVDLGKLEMSALWRYWRHFNLVDAFPNPSKEQLVDVVQRHFMSQQLDELQVIVGFVHAAKRLKTVCK, encoded by the exons ATGCTTGAAGCAGTGGAAAGCTCCGTTAATGGCGGCTTCTCGCAGCTGCAAAGCAGTGGCGATAGTAGTGAAGAGGAGCTTTCTGTTCTTCCTCGTCATACGAAAGTGGTCGTCACCGGAAACAACCGCACCAAATCGGTGCTCGTTGGACTTCAAGGCGTTGTTAAGAAGGCTGTTGGTTTGGGCGGATGGCATTGGCTG GTTCTCACAAATGGCATTGAAGTTAAGCTACAGAGAAATGCCCTCAGTGTAATCGAAGCCCCAACCGGCAACGAGGACGACGATGATCTCGAATTCGAAAACTTGCAATGGAATGGATCGGATATGG CATCTGATGATACTTTGAAGTCCCATAGACTGAGATATAGGACACACAAATCGTCGGGTTCATCGCACAAAACTATCAGCCGATCCTTCTCGTATGAATCGCAGTCCAAGGGGTCTATTTCGACCCCTCGTGGGTCCATG GTCGACCTCGGTAAACTGGAAATGTCTGCTCTATGGAGATATTGGCGACACTTCAATCTT GTCGATGCTTTTCCTAACCCATCGAAAGAGCAGTTGGTGGATGTCGTTCAAAGGCATTTCATGTCACAG CAACTAGACGAGTTGCAGGTGATTGTCGGGTTCGTCCATGCTGCAAAGAGACTCAAAACCGTTTGCAAATGA
- the LOC111787523 gene encoding uncharacterized protein LOC111787523 isoform X2 has protein sequence MLEAVESSVNGGFSQLQSSGDSSEEELSVLPRHTKVVVTGNNRTKSVLVGLQGVVKKAVGLGGWHWLVLTNGIEVKLQRNALSVIEAPTGNEDDDDLEFENLQWNGSDMASDDTLKSHRLRYRTHKSSGSSHKTISRSFSYESQSKGSISTPRGSMKVDLGKLEMSALWRYWRHFNLVDAFPNPSKEQLVDVVQRHFMSQQLDELQVIVGFVHAAKRLKTVCK, from the exons ATGCTTGAAGCAGTGGAAAGCTCCGTTAATGGCGGCTTCTCGCAGCTGCAAAGCAGTGGCGATAGTAGTGAAGAGGAGCTTTCTGTTCTTCCTCGTCATACGAAAGTGGTCGTCACCGGAAACAACCGCACCAAATCGGTGCTCGTTGGACTTCAAGGCGTTGTTAAGAAGGCTGTTGGTTTGGGCGGATGGCATTGGCTG GTTCTCACAAATGGCATTGAAGTTAAGCTACAGAGAAATGCCCTCAGTGTAATCGAAGCCCCAACCGGCAACGAGGACGACGATGATCTCGAATTCGAAAACTTGCAATGGAATGGATCGGATATGG CATCTGATGATACTTTGAAGTCCCATAGACTGAGATATAGGACACACAAATCGTCGGGTTCATCGCACAAAACTATCAGCCGATCCTTCTCGTATGAATCGCAGTCCAAGGGGTCTATTTCGACCCCTCGTGGGTCCATG AAGGTCGACCTCGGTAAACTGGAAATGTCTGCTCTATGGAGATATTGGCGACACTTCAATCTT GTCGATGCTTTTCCTAACCCATCGAAAGAGCAGTTGGTGGATGTCGTTCAAAGGCATTTCATGTCACAG CAACTAGACGAGTTGCAGGTGATTGTCGGGTTCGTCCATGCTGCAAAGAGACTCAAAACCGTTTGCAAATGA